The window TACGAGGACATCGTCCGCCGCATGAAGGACCCGGCGCTCCTCGAATACGCCGGCCAGGACCTGTTCAAGGTGCGGATCTTCCCCCTCGAGCCGAAGAAGGAGAAGCGGGTGAAGCTGAAGTACACCCAGCTCCTCAGTGCCGACGGCGGCCTCGTCGAGTACCGCTATCCGCTCAACACCGAGAAGTTCTCGGCGCGGCCGCTCGACACGCTGTCGGTCACGGTCCGGCTGGCGGCCTCCGGAAAGATCGGCACGATCCACTCCCCGAGCCACGAGGTCGAGGTGAAGCGGGACGGCGACCGCAAGGCGGTCGTCGGCTTCGAGGCCCGCGATGTCCGCCCGAACACCGATTTTTCCCTCTTCTTCGGCGTCGAGCCGGCCGACGATGTCGGGCTCGGCGCCCTCGTGCACCGTGCGGCAGGGGAGGACGAGGGGACGTTCGCCCTGTTCGCCTCCCCGGCCGCCTCGGCCAAGCCCGCGCTGCCCAAGGACATCGTCTTCGTGTTCGACACGTCGGGCTCGATGGCCGAGGGGGACAAGATCGGCCAGGCCCGCCGGGCGCTGGAGTTCTGCCTGCGGAACCTCGACCCGCGCGACCGGTTCGGGATCGTCCGCTTCGCCACCGAGGCCGAGCCCTTCGCCCCCGGGCTGCTGCCGGCCGACGACGCCTCCCGCGACAAGGCGATCGCCTTCGTGAAAGGCTTCAAGCCGATCGGCGGCACGGCGATCGCCGACGCGCTCGCCGCCGGGCTGAAACTCGTCACGGCCGCCCCCGCGGGGGACGCGGCGGAACAGGCCCGGCCCTGCTTCGTCGTGTTCCTCACCGACGGCCTGCCGACGGTGGGCCAGACCGACGTGGCGAAGCTCGTCGCCGGCGTCACCGAGGCCGTGGGCAGGCGGACGATCCGCGTCTTCTGCCTCGGTGTCGGCACCGACGTCAACACGCACCTCCTCGACAGGATCGTGCACGCGACCCGCGCCGCCGGCCAGTACGTGCTCCCGGGCGAGGACCTGGAGCTCAAGCTGGCGAGCTTCTACGGCAAGATCGCCAGCCCGGTGCTCACGAACCTCGAGCTCACGGTCGAGGGGGACGTGCGGACCTCGAAACTCCACCCGGGGCCGCTCCCCGACCTCTTCAAGGGGGAGCAGCTCGTCGTCCTCGGCCGCTACACGGGGAGCGGGCGGGCCACGCTCACGCTCGCCGGCACGATGGCCGGGGAGCAACGCCGCTTCACGCTCAGCCGGTCGTTTCCCGAGCAGGACGGCGACCGCGAGTACCTGCCGCGGCTGTGGGCCGTCCGCCGCGTGGGCTACCTGCTCGACCAGATCCGTCTGCATGGCGAATCGACGGAACTCCGCGACGAGGCGGCGACGCTCGCCCGCCGGTACGGCATCGTCACGCCGTACACGTCGTGGCTGATCCTCGAGGACGAGGGCCGCCGCAAGGTGGCGGCGGCGGACCGCACACTCCGCGAGTTCGACACGGACCCGCGGGCCCGCGCCGAGGCGAAGCGGATCTACGCGGATGCCCAGGCCGAGGCGAGCGGCGCCGGCGCCGTCGGCGATGCCCAGGCATTCGACGCGCTCTCCCGGGCCGACAAGCCTTCGGCCCCGGCTGCCGCCAACGCCTTCACCTTCAAGGGGCAGGCCGGTCGCGAGGCCGGGGCGGCCGACGTCGTCGCCCGGGCGGTCGATCGGCAGCAGACCAACGCCATCGCCGGCCGGACGTTCTTCCAGAACGCCCAGCAATGGGTCGACGCCCGCGCGCAGGAGCGGCCGGACGCCCGGCGCGAGCGGGTGCCGTTCGGCTCCGACGCCTACTTCGCCCTCCTCGACCGCGACCCGGCGGCTCCCCGCTGGCTGGCCCAGGGGCGGAACGTCGTCGTGCTGCTCGGTGACACGATCTACGAGGTGGTTGACTGATCTTCCCGTGCCCGCTTTCCCCCGAGGAGATTCGCCATGAAACGGCTCCTGTCACTCGTCTGTTGCTTGGTGCTCGTCGCTTCCGCCGGCGCTGCCGACTCCGTTGAACGACCCGCCGCCCCGCGCATGCCGCGGATCGAGGTCTGCTTCGTCCTCGACACGACCGGCTCGATGTCGGGCCTCATCGAGGGGGCAAAGGAAAAAATCTGGGCGATCGCCAACGAGATGATCGCGGCCAAGCCGACGCCGGAACTGCGGCTGGCGCTCGTCGGCTACCGCGACCGTGGCGATGAGTACGTGACGCGGGTCACCGACCTGACGGACGACATCGACGCGATCCACGCCCAGTTGCTGAAGTTCAGCGCCGGCGGCGGCGGCGACGGCCCCGAGTCGGTCAACCAGGCGCTCCACGAGGCGGTGACGAAGATCGGCTGGAGCGACGACCGCGACGTGCTCAAGATCGTGTTCTTGGTCGGCGACGCCCCGCCGCACATGGACTACGAGCAGGACGTCCGCTATCCCGAGGTCTGCCAGGCGGCCGTGAAGCGTGACCTGGTGATCAACGCCGTGCAGTGCGGCCAGCAGGCCGACACGACCCGCGTCTGGCAGGAGATCGCGAAGCTCGCGGAGGGGAAGTACATCCCCCTCGTGCAGACCGGCGGCATGGTGCAGATCGCCGCCCCGCAGGATGATGCGATCGCGGAAATCAACCGCGAGATCGGCGGCACGCTCATCGCCTATGGCGATGCGGCCAAACGCAAGGGGGTGCATGACAAGCAGCGGGCCGCCGAGGCGGCCGCCCCCGCCGCCGCTGCCGACAGGCTGGCCTTCAATGCCAGCACCGGTCGGGCGGTGCAGGGGGGTGGCGAACTCCTCGACGCACTCGACCGCGGCGAGGTCGATCTCGCCACCCTGCCGGCCGATGTGCTGCCGGAGGAACTGCGCGGCTTGTCGCAGGAGGAGCGTGAGGCCCGCGTCGCCGCCACGCGCGAGAATCGCAAGAAGCTCCAGACGCGGCTCGACAAGTTGCTCGCCGCGCGGGCCGAGCATGTGGCCGCCGAGCGCCGCCGGCTGGCGGCGGACGGCAAGGCCGACGCCTTCGACGCGGAGGTGGCGAAGACCGTCCGCGACCAGGCCGGCCGCAAGGGGATCGACTATGCCCGCTGAGACGCGGGCCGCGGCCCTCGCGAAAGAGATCCGGTCCATCCGGGGTCTTCATGGGTAGAGCCGTAATCCGCCGCAGTAGAAGTAGGTTCCTCAGCAGACTCTGTGGGTAAAAACGCTTCCTGAATAGGCCTCGGCGTTGTGGGTCCGAGTTGCGTGCCGCAACGACGCATGCGTTGGCCGTGGCGATCCTCCGGTTGCAGAGTCACGCGATCGCTGGCGCGAGATCGGCCCCCGCGTGGCGGTCTCGGCGACTTGATGCGGTCCGCCGGTTCGCGGCACAGGCCAGCGTGCGGCGGCGTTCCGCCGCCTGGAAGCACCGCCCTGCCGGGCGGGCCATGCGGGAAAGGAGCATCCTGCGGCGCTTTTCGGTAGAAGATGCGGTTGCTTGGTCCTCGTCTCAACCGGAGCCACCGCAGGATGCACCTCAAGAGTGTTCTCAATCGCGTCGAGCCGCTCAAGTCCTTCGTCTACAAAGAGCAGAGGCTGGTCGAAGTCGCGGGGCAGCAGCCCTTTCCGGAAGTGGACATCGAGGCCATCGGTGTGGACGAGATCCAGTGGCGCAGGGGCCACACGTATCTCACGCTCGTCTACCAGATCAGCGGCGTCAAGCGACTGCTCTGGGTGTCTCACGAACGTACCGAGCAGAGCCTGCGAAGATTCCTCGACGTGCTCACCAACGACGTTCGCAAGGGGATTCGTTTCGTGTGCAGTGACATGTGGAAGCCGTACCTCAATGTGATCGCGGAACAGGTTCCCCACGCCCTGCACGTGCTCGACCACTTCCACATCATGAAGAACATGAACGTGGCGATTGACGAGGTACGCCGGCAGGAGGTCGCCCAGTTGCGCCGCGACGGGTACGAGCCGGCGCTCACGAAGTCCCGCTGGTGCCTGCTCAAGCGTCCGGAGAACCTGACGGACAACCAGGCCACGAGGCGTGCCGAGTTGCTGGAATACAACCTCAAGAGCGTCCGGGCCCACCTGCTCCGCGAGGAGTTCCAGCGGTTCTGGGGATACGCGACCCCGGCATGGACAGGGAAGTTCCTCGAGTCGTGGTGCACCCGAGCTCTCCGCAGTCGGCTTGCGCCGATGAAGAAAGTCGTCAGGAGCCTGCGGCGTCACCGGCCGCTGATCCTCAACTCGATCCTCGCCTTGGGCGGCATCTCGGCGGTTGTCGTCGAAGGATTCAATGGCAAAGCGGAACTGACCACCAGCAAAGCGCATGGATTCCGAACGCCACAAGGCATCGAATTCGCGCTGTTTCATGTGATGGGGAACTCACCCGAGCCTGAATTCACCCACAGATTCTGCTGAGGAGGCTCGTTTGATTCGGCTTTCTGGTTTCCAAATGGGTTGACTCATTTCAGTTCGACACGCACTTCGTGGATCGTGCCGGTGACGGCCGCCGCCCTCACGGACGGCGGCCAAAAAATGCAATCGCTGATTAGTGGCCGCCCATGGTGGCCTGGATCTTCTTCTGGATTCCTTCCAGATTGAAGGAACCGGGCTTCTGGCTGGGCGGATACTCCTTCATGGTCATGAGGAACTGTCCGGCAACTCGCTGCATCGGTGCGAGGATGAAGACGCGGTCGAGGAACCAGTCGTTGTAGGTGTTCGAGTTGTGCTGGGCCTTCTCATACGGATCGCGGCGGAGGTTGAAGAGCAGCGGCACGCGGAGTTCGGTGAAGGGCTCGCGCCAGACTTCGAAGGCTTGGCCGCGGTTTTCAAGGAAGACGGCTTTCCAGTCCTCGTAACGCATGGCGACGATCTGGCCGTCATCATTCACATATATGAAATTCTTACGCGCCGACTCCTTGGCCTTGGCACTGATGTAGTCGAGCTGGTTGGCCCCGTCAATGAAATTCTTGTAAGTGCGGCCGTTGAGTTCAACGCCTTTTTTCAACTGCTCCACGATCTCCGTGTTGCCACCGGCGGCAGCGAAGGTGGGCAGCCAGTCTTCATGGGAAACGATGCCGTTGAGAACCTTGCCAGCGGGAAAATGGCCAGACCACTTGATGAAACAGGGAACGCGGTAGGCACCTTCCCAGTTCGAGTTCTTCTCGCTGCGGAAGGGAGTGGTTCCGGCGTCGGGCCAGGTGTTGTAGTGCGGGCCATTGTCAGTGGAGTATTGGACGATGGTGTTGTCCGCGATGCCGAGGTCGTCAATGAGCTTGAGGAGTTCGCCCACTTGCAGGTCGTGCTCGATCATGCCGTCGGTGTATTCGTCGTTACCCTTGTGGCGGTGCTCCGCCTTGACGTGGGTGCGAAAGTGCATGCGGGTGCCGTTCCACCAGCAGAAGAACGGTTTGCCCTCCTTGTTCATGCGGGTGATGAAATCCTTGGCAGCGGCGACGGTTTCCTCGTCAATAGTCTCCATGCGCTTCTTGGTTAGCGGGCCGGTGTCCTTGATAGTCTGGCCGCCCTTGCCGTCGGACTTGCAATGCAGGACGCCGCGTGGGCCGAACACCTCGCGGAAGGTCTTGCCACCGGGCAACACCTTGTCGCCGGGATAGTCCTCGTTTTCCGGCTCCTCCTCGGCGTTGAGGTGATAGAGATTGCCAAGGAACTCGTCGAAGCCGTGCATGGTGGGCAGGTGTTCGTCGCGGTCGCCCTGGTGGTTCTTGCCGAACTGACCGGTGGTGTAGCCGAGGCTTTTCATAACGGTGGCCATCGTGACGTCGGTCTTCTGCCAGCCTTCAGGTGCGCCGGGGATGCCGACCTTGGTCATGCCGGTACGAACGGGGCAGGAGCCGTTAATGAACGCAGCGCGGCCGGCGGTACAGCTCTGTTGGCCGTAATAATCGGTGAAGAAGACACCCTCTTTGGCGATACGGTCGATGTTGGGCGTCTGATACCCCATCATGCCGCGGTTGTAGTAGCTGATGTTCCCAGTGCCGATGTCATCACCCCAAATGACGAGGATGTTTGGCTTCTTCTGTTGAGCCTCAGCGACGCTGGAGTTCAACCCTCCAAACACCAGAAGTGCTAAGAGCACTGCGCTGCAAGCCAGTGGTGGCCGACGAAAGACTGTGGCAATCGATGGTTTCATGATGCATTTCCCAGAAGAAGTTTTCCAATCCGCGCAAAAACGGCGCGATCAACAGCCGAGCAACCTGCTCTATCCTAGCAAATATCCGGTCCATCCGGGGTCTTCATGGGTAGAGCCGTACTCCGCCGCAGTAGAAGTAGATCACGTCCTTGAAGTTTCCGACGTTCCGGTAGCCGCCGGCCCGGCGTTTGGGATGGACGTTCTCCTTGGAGGAGATCCACAGGTACTTCGTGCCCTTGGGGCGGTCGTCGTCCTC of the Planctomycetia bacterium genome contains:
- the aslA gene encoding arylsulfatase, whose amino-acid sequence is MNSSVAEAQQKKPNILVIWGDDIGTGNISYYNRGMMGYQTPNIDRIAKEGVFFTDYYGQQSCTAGRAAFINGSCPVRTGMTKVGIPGAPEGWQKTDVTMATVMKSLGYTTGQFGKNHQGDRDEHLPTMHGFDEFLGNLYHLNAEEEPENEDYPGDKVLPGGKTFREVFGPRGVLHCKSDGKGGQTIKDTGPLTKKRMETIDEETVAAAKDFITRMNKEGKPFFCWWNGTRMHFRTHVKAEHRHKGNDEYTDGMIEHDLQVGELLKLIDDLGIADNTIVQYSTDNGPHYNTWPDAGTTPFRSEKNSNWEGAYRVPCFIKWSGHFPAGKVLNGIVSHEDWLPTFAAAGGNTEIVEQLKKGVELNGRTYKNFIDGANQLDYISAKAKESARKNFIYVNDDGQIVAMRYEDWKAVFLENRGQAFEVWREPFTELRVPLLFNLRRDPYEKAQHNSNTYNDWFLDRVFILAPMQRVAGQFLMTMKEYPPSQKPGSFNLEGIQKKIQATMGGH